In Brachypodium distachyon strain Bd21 chromosome 5, Brachypodium_distachyon_v3.0, whole genome shotgun sequence, the genomic window TTTCCATCAGTTTTCCATCGGTCCTTCACTCTCCTGCTGTCAGATCTGTCAGTGCTGGCTACAGTAGTATTAGTAGATAGGAGGACCGGGTTATCAGTTATCTCAAACAGTATCACAGCCTAGGATTTTTATGAGCACTGTAGTAGTAGCAGTGGCGTTGTATGGACTATGGACCCGCCTGATTTTCAGCCTCACATAATAGCTTGGCGCCACGTCAGTGCGTCCAGCAAAAACGCTTTCATGGCGCTATCAAAGGTGACCCGAAGGTCTCCTAGCTCTGCCACGCTGGCCAAGAGCTGATCGTATTGATGGTCAACGGCACCATCAGCGAGGTGTGTCAGTTAGTGTAATATCAAGTTATCAACGCCAGTGGTAATGGCGCCGAGCTTAGGGTCAGAAGAGAAATAAAGTCTAGGGGATTAAGGTCCGGTTGTTTAATTAGGAGTAAGTGCTAAGTATGGTCACGTAGGACAATAGGAAAACCTCGTCTCGTGGAGTGGCGACACCCAAGTTGGGATTTCTGATCGTGTTGGATGTGAGACTTTAGAGACTGCAGTGTGCATCTGCAGAGCCAGAGCCAGGTACTGGACCAAAAACAAGCCATAACAGCCCCCACGAGCATTATATATGAGCGTAGACAAGAGTACAGCCTAGGCCTAAGCACGGTCCGTGATCTCACTTTGTATACGCGTGTATGAGCCTGTGACGAGATTGCCAATGGTCCAAAGGAAGACAGAGCTGCGCACCGAATTGCCAATGGCGACGAAATGAACAATCAAACACAGACTGTCAGACTGGCCATTTTTTTTCACGGTTATGATAAGTTAATCACACACGAGAGATTCTCAGCTGCACATGTTTGAATTTCGCAAATTGTTCTGCCGGGCGGCCATGCACGCGATGAATCGTGGATGAGAATGAGAATATATATGGGATAATATATGAAGCTGGGTCATGGGTACAGATAAGCTGCACTGCACGCGCGGCTGATCGCAAACGTGCTCCGATTTTTAGAATTCAGGGTGCCGTATTAGATTAGGTGGTTAATGTCGGTAATCAAACATGCGCGGCCCCCAGACTCCCCCCTCACCCACTCCCTGTACAgtctttcttctctttttttttgaggcaaTCAACGGGCGGAGGGTAtccccacctgaatatattACTTCAAGGGATATGAATTACAAGAGTGAAAGGAGGTAGTCACGCCACAAGCCGACGGCTACCTTTAGATCATTGTTCTTCAATCTAAAAGTCCATAGAGAAAGATCATCGGCAATTAGCCAAATAGAGCGCTCGACGGTCACATGTTCATTGTCAAATAGCATCGAGTTTCTCATCTTCCAAAGACGCCAAAGAACAGCAAGAAGCACAGAAGGCCAGTCGATCTACGGAAgagtggccggcgcgggcagcGTCCAAAGGCTATAGAAGACCGGACCGTTGATGGTCAGGCCAAGTGAATGCCAAAGAAGCAGCAAGCCCGGGCAGCGAAGGAAGAGGTGGACTCTGTCTTCGACGGGGTCATGACATCGCGAGCAGGAGGCGGACTGCAGCAGGGTCTTGTGGAGTAGGTTTTGAGCAGTGTTGAGCTTGTTCATGAAGAGTAGCCAGGCGAACACCTTCATGCGAGTGGGGACGAAAGTGTCCCAGATCCAGGGAGCGTTGGCGTCGGGAGTATTGCGAACAACAGCGAGGTAGGCGCCATGCACTGTGAGCGGCCTTCCATCCCGCATGGCGCGCAGGTCCGGAGCGTCCGAGAGGTGCACATCCTGCAacaaaacaaggagaaggggaagctcggcagcagccgctgaggtcAGTCTATTCCGCAGATCAAGTTCCACCCCAGCATTAACAATATCGGCCACGAAGGCATTCGGTTTTTTGTGGTGTGAAAAAAGGGCTGGAAAGGAAGAGGCTAGGGTTTGTGGGAGTAGCCAAATATCTAGCCAAAAGAAGGTGGAAGTACCTGAGCCTATAGAACAAGAAGTTAAGGATCTAAGCAGCTCAATATGAGAGGTAATAATCTTAGCAAGGTGGGAGGAGGGTGCGGCCATTGTTGTTGGACCCAGTTTTTCCAAGGCAAATTATCTGAGTGCAAGAATCTATACGCAAATTTTAAAAGCAAGCTTACATTCTTCACCGCGATGTTTTTTATACCAAGACCACCAAATTCTTTAGGGAGGCAAACATTTTCCCAAGCCACTAAACATTGAGCCCCGGAGCAAGAATCTTTTGAAGTCCAAAAGAACGACCGTCTGATTTTGTCTAACTTCTCAATAATAGAAACAGGTAATTTAAAAGAAGGCATGAAGTAATTAGGGAGGGAGTCTAGGACGGCGGAGACCAGGACGAGGCGGCCTCCTTTAGATAGCAAGGAGGCTTTCCATCCTGCTAGGTACTTATCGCAGCTGGAGATTATGGGCTGAAAGGAGGAGGCTAGGAGCTTGTAGGGGGAGAGAGGTAATCCTAGGTAGGTCTGAGGGAAGGAGTGGATGTTCGTTCCCAAGGTCTCCGCAAGGGAGATAGCAAGGGAAGGGTCCACATGGAGTGGGACGAAAGTAGTTTTTTGGAAATTAATCGACAAGCCTGAGAAAGAAGCGAAGTCATTGAggatcttttttattttctgggCAGCCGATAGGGAAGCATGTGCGAGAATGACCGTGTCGTCCGCATACTGCAGGATGGCGCAGGGATGGTTTGGGAGGATGGGATGGAGGACCGAATTGTCTTCGGCGGCGTGGAGCAGCATCCGTTGAAGGACATCCGCAATGATTAAGAAGAGGTATGGCGATAGTGGGTCCCCCTGTCTCAGACCCGATCGGCACTGAATCCAATTCCCGGGGACCCCATTCAGAAGGACGGCAGCCTTCCCCGTTGACAGGATGGATGTGAGCCAGTCGCACCAGATGTCTAGGAAACCGCGTAGGCATAGGACCCACAGTAGGCCCCCCCAGTTGACAGGTCGAAAGCTTTTTGGAAGTCAATTTTTATTACCATTGTGGGCCATTTTCCTCTATGGCACGCAGAAAGGAGGTCCGCAGCGTAGACGAAATTTTCCGAGATTGTTCGTCCCGAGATGAGGCCCGTTTGGTCAGGGTGGACAAGTAAAGGGATGAGAGGTTTAAGGCGATTAGTGAGTAGTTTTGCAATTGCTTTTGTCAGACAGTTTTGCAAAGACATCGGTCTGAAGTTGTCGGGAGAGGAGGGGTCATCTTTTTTTGGGATAAGGACAATGAAAGCGCGGTTGAAACATTCCAAGCCTACGGACAAAGAGTGGAAGTCATGGGAAAAGGgtagaattttatttttaatctgATGCCAATATTTTCTATAGAATCCTGGATCAAAGCCGTCCGGTCCAGGGCTAGCATTAGGGTTCATTTTTAGGAAGGCATTGGCAATTTCAGCATTTGAGAAAGGAGATGCAAGGGAAAGAAGCTGGGGGAGAGGAGTAGGGTAAAGGGCTATAATCTGGCCAAGGGGAGGgcaattttttgttgttccaatGATGTTTTGGAAAAAAGAACGTAGGATTTCGGCCTTTTGATCATGTGACCTGTACTCCGTTCCTGCATGTCGAAGCATGACAATTTTATTCTTTCGAAGTCTGGAGGAGGCAGGAGCGTGGAAATATTTTGTATTTTCGTCACCTAGGCAATTGAATTTGATTTTTGCACGTTGGCGCCAGCGCAAGATTTTTTCTCTGATTGCCCGGCGAAGGGCTAGTATGACCACTTTGCGAAGACGCATTTCAGGAGGGGAGAGGCCAAAGAGTTCCTCCCTGAGATCCAGGAGGTTGATGACCAGTTTGCAATTAGCTTCACGTATGATCGGCGAAGCAACAGACTTCCGCCAAGTTTTTAAACCAGatcttgttttcttgattGCAGCCGCGAGGGAAGCAGCCGAGTCCGATCCCTGCCCAGCAGCATGCCAGCAGTTGCTGACAAGCGCGGCACAGGAGGGCATAGTAGTCCAAGCGTTTTCGAAACGGAAGCAGGGAGAGGTGGGGATGGctgtggagatggagatgatCAGAGGCACGTGATCGGACGCGAAGCGGGTGAGAGAGGATAAACTCGTAATTGGAAAAGCCTGATCCCAAGCATTATTGAAGAACACCCGATCCAGTCTTTCTAGAGTAGGAAGCTGGCGATTGTTAGACCAGGTGAAACGTCTATCCAGGAGGGGCAATTCGTGAAGGGATAGGGAATTAGGCAATCATTGAACATGTCGGCCTCTCTTTGTCGGAATGAATCGTTGTTCCTATCATCCGGGGGTCAAATAAGATTGAAATCTCCGAGAAGTAACCAGGGAGTGCGACTGTCTGGAGCGATCAGGGCAAGTTCAGAGAGAAAATCTTCTTTATTTAGATGGTCGGAAAGAGCATAAGCATTGGTAACAATcttctttatttctctttcttttcatcttctttctttcgttttttcttttctttttgagccCTTTGGAGCTCCTTTGTTGCCTGCTTGTGCTCGTGCTTCTTGCGCTTTCTTTTTAATGGAAAAGACACGCCGCTTGGCGTGTTCGAGCAAAAAAAATGTCGGTAATCAAACATACATGAAAGATTCGTCAGGCATCgagcctctcctacagttttcggtaaaaaaaaagaggcatCGAGAGTTGATTAATCAGATGGTATATACATTAGTGCGTGAAGTTGTTGCTCGATCAGCAAGATGAGTGCAAGGTGCAGGCAGGTGCTGCACATCTTTGGGATGGGCGGCTTGGGAAAGACCACACTTGCCAAGATGGTGTACTGTACAACGACAGCAGAATTAAACAACATTTCGAGCTGAAGATGTGGCACTGTGTCTcaggagatttttttttttacgggcTAAGGCAAGTGCTTTGCCGATccattaaagaagaagaagaaaccagTTTAGTACAAACAGAGAAGGAAGCAAAACCCCTTAGATCTtgaaaagagaaaggaaaaaaaaaaccgatgCCAACAAACCGCTCGGCTGTACAAAGCTCAGCTTACAACTCCTTCGCGAGGCGAAAGAACTCAACATCAGCAACAATGGTCTCCAGCAGCCTCAGTGCAGAGTGCAGAGACTTCCTTACCCTGAAAAATGCGGTGGTTCCTTTCTTTCCACAAATTCCATGCCACGTAAGCCCCACACGTCATGGCCGCTGCACGCGCCGGCGATCGCTCCCCGGCTGTTAAGTGGTACTCGAAGTTGGTTTTTTGCTTCCAATATCACTTCTGAAATATTATCACGCGCTCTCCGAAAGGAAGGCGCGGATGGCCGAGGATGAAGGTGACCATGCAGAGAGCAGCTTGGCAAGCAGCATATGAAGGTGACCACACCGGGTGCTCAAAACTGACAGAGAAAATGCCTGCATGCCAAGCAGGTACATCAAATTTTTACAACAcacgattttttttcccaatcATGTCCTTATTACAGTCCAAATAATATTTACCCAAGGGAaaccaaacaacaaatttTGGAACTGACGGAAATCGAAACATTCCTAATAGTAACCATTCAGTACTCCAGTAAATCTGTCACCGCGAAGTTACTTTCAGGACTCTCGAGCATTTGTCGTTTCATTAGATACCAACCCATATTCTTCCAGAAGTGAAGAGTGGTGAGTGTGGTCACAATTTTCACCCAACGTTGATGGGTACAAGGGCTTGCGTGTGGTGGATCACTATCCAAAACCTTGCCTTGCTGAGAAGGTTCATCTGTAAGTAGAGATTGAAAATTATGCTTTTGTCATTCTGAGAGCATTCATGAACTATAATGACGAGCAAATATGGAACCATtgaaattaattaagaaaaatCAGCTGACCGGGAAACCATGTTGAGAGTGAAGAAGTTGGTACTGTTGAGCATGATCCCCTTAAGTTGCAGCTGTTCTTGTCTCCATGTATAACCTCATGCTCAGTAGATGCACTTTGGTCTTCATACTGAACAACTTCCAAATTGTCATATGCAGTTGTCCAGTATTTTTTCACCAAGTCCTGAAATATACAGGGAATATTATTGATTTTTCCAACAAGGTAGTATGTCAACATTACAGATATACATGTAACAGAGAAAATAGTAATTATTTACCTTCTGAGCCTTGTTAAAATTTTCATAAGAAGTGTATATACCACCGAAATCTGCACCAGTAATGCAGTAAAGAGAGTTGAATAAAACGGTAGCATTCCCTTCTTGAATGTAGTAGGAATGCTGTATGTGTTCTTGATTACAACTCTGCGCATGTACAACAATGACGTCCCAGTCATGGTCTGAAATATTCCCACAGTCCTGCGTAAGGTTATTGGCGAGACAGAATTTGTTAGCTGCTTACTGATATCATAAAACTTTCTGGGAGAACATTAAGTATCAGTAGTATATCATTTTCTCATACTTTACGCAGGTTATTCTTATCCTTATTGTAGGACCATAAAAAATTCTGCACTGTTTCGATACCCTTCTGCTCTAGTAGCTTCCTCCTTTTACCATTTTCCGCAATTTCCTTCAGCTTATAGACTGGGTCACTCAGAGATGGAGACGGGTCCTTTTTGGCCGCTGTAAAAAGTAGTGTATCAAACAGATCAGAATGATGTAGCCTAGTATTACATTTTAAGATTACCATCCTTTTATAGAACAGTTATGTTTTGTCGTGTAAAATAATTAATGCGTAAAAAATATACAACTAACCTAAGAAGAGGAGGGAA contains:
- the LOC100838743 gene encoding calmodulin-binding protein 60 B isoform X2, with the protein product MECVSKGFETLQKEMQGFHQLMRERFNTLISSMERTGEHVQQNSNIRTSSDHTEITTYRMKFENRCCNDKYSRHDITADDGNQIKVAIYDRDNGIVTHGPLSCMQVKIVVLDGEFNNANKKRNRDYFRRKIVSGRTGKPSLFSENIYLRLENGVADLHGVKFQDNSSWLPSKKFKLGVMVDDDSIPEDIQQGISDSFAVKDGRGYAAKKDPSPSLSDPVYKLKEIAENGKRRKLLEQKGIETVQNFLWSYNKDKNNLRKDCGNISDHDWDVIVVHAQSCNQEHIQHSYYIQEGNATVLFNSLYCITGADFGGIYTSYENFNKAQKDLVKKYWTTAYDNLEVVQYEDQSASTEHEVIHGDKNSCNLRGSCSTVPTSSLSTWFPDEPSQQGKVLDSDPPHASPCTHQRWVKIVTTLTTLHFWKNMGWYLMKRQMLESPESNFAVTDLLEY